A genomic segment from Lagenorhynchus albirostris chromosome X, mLagAlb1.1, whole genome shotgun sequence encodes:
- the PRRG3 gene encoding transmembrane gamma-carboxyglutamic acid protein 3 yields MAVFLEAKNAHSVLKRFPRANEFLEELRQGTIERECMEEICSYEEVKEVFEDKEKTMEFWKGYPNAVYSVRDPAQSSDAMYVVVPLLGVALLIVIALFIIWRCQLQKATRHHPSYAQNRYLASRAGHSLPRVMVYRGTVHSQGEASGHREAGSPPQMVLGPSRGGRTTVRLESTLYLPELSLSRLSSATPPPSYEEVTAPQESSSEEASVSYSDPPPKYEEIVAANPDSDK; encoded by the exons ATGGCAG TGTTTCTGGAGGCCAAGAATGCCCATTCGGTCCTGAAACGGTTCCCTCGTGCCAATGAATTCCTGGAGGAGCTGCGCCAGGGGACCATCGAGCGGGAGTGCATGGAGGAGATCTGCAGCTACGAGGAGGTCAAGGAGGTGTTTGAGGACAAGGAGAAAACG ATGGAGTTCTGGAAAGGGTACCCGAATGCAGTCTATTCAGTCCGAGACCCTGCGCAGAGCTCAGATGCCATGTACGTGGTGGTGCCCCTTCTGGGGGTGGCGTTGCTGATCGTCATTGCCTTGTTCATCATCTGGCGGTGTCAGCTGCAGAAGGCCACCCGTCATCACCCCTCATATGCTCAGAACCGGTACTTAGCGAGTCGCGCGGGGCACAGCCTGCCCCGGGTCATGGTCTACCGGGGCACCGTGCACAGCCAGGGGGAGGCCTCTGGGCACCGGGAGGCAGGGAGCCCCCCGCAGATGGTGCTGGGGCCTAGTCGCGGGGGTAGAACCACGGTCCGCCTCGAGAGCACCCTCTACCTTCCCGAGCTGTCCCTCTCCAGGCTGTCCAGTGCCACCCCTCCCCCGTCCTATGAGGAGGTGACTGCTCCCCAGGAGAGCAGCAGCGAGGAAGCGAGCGTCTCTTACAGTGACCCGCCCCCAAAGTATGAGGAGATAGTGGCCGCCAACCCTGACTCAGACAAGTAG